Proteins from a genomic interval of Lycium ferocissimum isolate CSIRO_LF1 chromosome 2, AGI_CSIRO_Lferr_CH_V1, whole genome shotgun sequence:
- the LOC132047007 gene encoding transcription factor TCP17, whose product MMITREVNKQEGNPDDDGNKSTPNNKASSSNSTTSWTRLKDPRIVRVSRAFGGKDRHSKVCTVRGLRDRRVRLSVPTAIQLYDLQDRLGLNQPSKVVDWLLNAAKHEIDELPPLQIPPGNLNPNLYPMLGIGGSQINKEGLKSNSNLNWDNVPMEPSNNNAYSNFLKWDPSNLSLAHSENSHHRHGANSVSHQHDQDIHNFNLMSSMPLGSQVVVYPPGLPQFFHQHNIAGASSSEFDPKEINFQMLNSSSENSFRHSIDSASQSIRPFHFLPSQNSEGREPSN is encoded by the coding sequence ATGATGATTACAAGAGAAGTCAACAAGCAGGAGGGCAATCCAGACGACGATGGCAATAAAAGCACTCCGAATAACAAGGCTTCGTCGTCTAACTCAACAACATCATGGACAAGGTTAAAAGATCCAAGAATCGTTCGTGTCTCACGAGCATTTGGAGGAAAAGATAGGCACAGCAAGGTTTGCACTGTAAGAGGGCTAAGAGATCGTCGCGTAAGGCTTTCAGTTCCCACTGCTATTCAATTATATGATCTTCAAGACAGATTAGGGCTTAATCAACCAAGTAaagttgttgattggttgcttaATGCAGCTAAGCATGAAATCGACGAATTGCCCCCGTTGCAAATTCCTCCTGGAAATTTGAACCCTAATCTTTATCCTATGTTAGGAATTGGGGGTTCTCAAATTAATAAAGAGGGTCTTAAGAGCAATAGCAACCTCAATTGGGATAATGTTCCAATGGAACCATCTAATAATAATGCCTATTCTAATTTCCTGAAATGGGATCCTTCAAATTTATCCCTAGCTCATTCAGAAAATTCTCATCATCGTCATGGGGCTAATTCAGTATCTCATCAACATGATCAAGATattcacaacttcaacttaatgTCTAGTATGCCATTAGGTTCACAAGTTGTTGTTTATCCACCAGGATTGCCCCAATTTTTCCATCAACATAATATTGCGGGAGCATCGTCGTCAGAGTTTGATCCGAAAGAAATCAACTTTCAAATGTTGAATTCCAGTTCAGAAAATTCCTTTAGACATTCTATTGACTCCGCAAGCCAATCTATAAGACCTTTCCATTTTCTACCTTCTCAAAACAGTGAGGGAAGAGAGCCCTCCAATTAA